The Canis aureus isolate CA01 chromosome 24, VMU_Caureus_v.1.0, whole genome shotgun sequence genome includes a window with the following:
- the GAL3ST2 gene encoding galactose-3-O-sulfotransferase 2 codes for MPAAPGGNRRCLQALLLALILLLLASILYMNTGLFTPLLGGRAEGPPIINVMFLKTHKTASSTVLNILFRFAETHNLSVALPAGKSFHLGYPWLFLARYVEGWEGSKPGLQLRFNIMCNHLRFNLPEVQKIMPNDTFYFSILRNPVFQLESSFIYYRGYVPAFRNVRTLDAFLASPRTYYNQKGGLHNAHARNNMWFDLGFDNNAPAEEGYVRARLADVEKRFQLVLIAEHFDESMVLLRHLLRWQLDDVVAFRLNSRSQLSVTRLTPEAQERAKRWCALDWRLYQHFNRTFWARVQAELGPRRLRSEVARLRARRQELMTQCLQDGVAKNKTQITDPRLHPYQSGDASILGYNLRPDLDNQTQQVCRRMVMPELQYMAHLYALQFPNKPLKKIPFPQ; via the exons GTGCCTCCAGGCCCTTCTCCTGGCCCTGATCTTGCTCCTGCTGGCCAGCATCCTGTACATGAACACCGGGCTGTTCACACC ctTGCTTGGGGGCCGGGCCGAGGGGCCGCCCATCATCAACGTCATGTTCCTCAAGACGCACAAGACGGCCAGCAGCACGGTGCTCAACATCCTCTTCCGCTTCGCGGAGACGCACAACCTGTCGGTGGCGCTGCCCGCAGGCAAGAGCTTCCACCTGGGGTACCCCTGGCTCTTCCTGGCGCGCTACGTGGAGGGCTGGGAGGGCTCGAAGCCCGGCCTGCAGCTGCGTTTTAACATCATGTGCAACCACCTGAGGTTCAACCTGCCCGAG GTGCAGAAAATCATGCCCAACGACACGTTCTACTTCTCCATCCTCAGAAACCCCGTGTTCCAGCTGGAGTCCTCCTTCATCTACTACAGGGGCTACGTCCCCGCGTTCAGGAACGTGCGGACCCTGGACGCCTTCCTGGCCTCACCGCGGACCTACTACAACCAGAAAGGGGGCCTGCACAACGCCCACGCCAGGAACAACATGTGGTTCGACCTGGGCTTCGACAACAACGCGCCGGCAGAGGAGGGCTACGTGCGCGCACGCCTGGCCGACGTGGAGAAGCGCTTCCAGCTGGTGCTCATCGCCGAGCACTTTGACGAGTCCATGGTGCTGCTGCGGCACCTGCTGCGCTGGCAGCTGGACGACGTGGTGGCCTTCCGCCTCAACTCGCGCAGCCAGCTCAGTGTGACCCGCCTGACGCCCGAGGCCCAGGAGCGCGCCAAGCGCTGGTGCGCCCTGGACTGGCGCCTGTACCAGCACTTCAACCGCACATTCTGGGCACGCGTGCAGGCCGAGCTGGGGCCCCGGCGCCTGCGCTCCGAAGTGGCCCGGCTGCGGGCGCGGCGGCAGGAGCTCATGACACAGTGCCTGCAGGACGGCGTGGCCAAGAACAAGACGCAGATCACCGACCCCCGGCTGCACCCCTACCAGTCGGGTGACGCCAGCATCCTGGGCTACAACCTCCGGCCGGACCTGGACAACCAGACGCAGCAGGTGTGTCGCAGGATGGTCATGCCTGAGCTCCAGTACATGGCCCACCTGTACGCCCTGCAGTTCCCCAACAAGCCCCTCAAGAAGATCCCCTTCCCCCAGTAG